The following proteins come from a genomic window of Chryseobacterium glaciei:
- a CDS encoding nuclear transport factor 2 family protein yields the protein MNKILALTLLLSTFCFGQQSKNQDVEKPIRNLFLAMKNADPELLKTVFSDAAILQTITKDGTVKTDNIPDFISSISKVSKDDLDERITIEAIHIDGNLASVFTPYQFYYKGKFLHCGANSFQLVKQNNIWKIQYLIDTRRKENCENLK from the coding sequence ATGAATAAAATACTAGCTCTTACTTTATTATTAAGTACTTTTTGTTTTGGACAGCAATCTAAAAATCAGGATGTTGAAAAACCTATCCGAAATTTATTTCTTGCCATGAAAAATGCAGATCCAGAATTGTTAAAAACAGTTTTTTCTGATGCTGCTATTCTTCAAACTATTACAAAAGACGGAACAGTAAAAACAGATAATATTCCCGATTTTATTTCTTCAATTTCTAAAGTTTCAAAAGATGATCTTGATGAAAGAATAACCATTGAAGCGATTCATATTGACGGAAATTTAGCAAGTGTTTTTACGCCATACCAATTCTATTATAAAGGAAAATTCTTACATTGTGGAGCCAACAGTTTTCAATTGGTAAAGCAAAATAATATCTGGAAAATTCAATATTTAATTGATACCAGAAGAAAGGAAAACTGCGAAAATTTAAAATAA
- a CDS encoding VOC family protein — MKIHHIAIICSDYEVSKKFYTEVMGLNIIREVYREERQSYKLDLAIGEHYVIELFSFPNPPERPSRPESCGLRHLAFSVENVNEKREELINKGLNCEEIRIDEFTGKEFFFTQDPDKLPLEFYEM; from the coding sequence ATGAAAATACATCATATCGCAATCATCTGTTCAGATTACGAAGTTTCCAAAAAATTCTACACAGAAGTGATGGGATTAAATATCATTCGTGAAGTATATCGTGAAGAAAGACAATCTTATAAACTTGATTTAGCCATCGGAGAACATTACGTAATCGAATTGTTTTCATTTCCCAACCCGCCAGAAAGACCGTCTCGTCCAGAATCATGTGGTTTAAGACATTTAGCTTTTTCGGTAGAAAATGTCAATGAAAAACGGGAAGAATTAATTAATAAAGGATTAAACTGCGAAGAAATAAGAATCGATGAATTCACAGGAAAAGAGTTTTTCTTTACCCAAGATCCGGACAAATTGCCTTTAGAGTTTTATGAAATGTAG
- a CDS encoding DUF1634 domain-containing protein produces MRKNFTDVDLNRSVGNLLRLGVLLSVATSLIGFIKLFFEGFEMPKKYTSLDIGSSSEKVWSHFWHSLGAGEGMAIIQLGILILIITPLMRIVFALIGYLKEKDYVYVVISSIVLAIMAISFFTGYAH; encoded by the coding sequence ATGAGAAAGAATTTCACTGATGTAGATCTAAACCGTTCCGTTGGAAATCTTTTGAGGCTAGGTGTTCTTTTATCTGTAGCCACATCGTTAATTGGTTTTATTAAACTTTTCTTTGAAGGTTTTGAAATGCCTAAAAAATATACCAGCCTAGATATAGGATCTTCTTCCGAAAAAGTTTGGAGCCACTTCTGGCATTCTCTTGGTGCAGGAGAAGGAATGGCCATTATTCAATTGGGAATTCTTATCCTTATTATTACACCTTTAATGAGAATCGTTTTTGCTTTGATAGGTTATTTAAAAGAAAAAGACTACGTTTATGTAGTCATTTCTTCGATTGTTTTAGCCATTATGGCGATCAGTTTCTTTACAGGTTACGCTCATTAA
- a CDS encoding sulfite exporter TauE/SafE family protein: protein MSEIIILFLGAISAGLLGSLTGLGGGVIIIPLLTLGFGVPMHYAIGASLISVIGTSSGAAVAFVKEGFTNMRIGMFLEIGTTAGAIIGALVSGMLNPNTLGIIFASILLLTVVLNLKGKPDHQEPLIKGSLEERLKLYGTFPDKGVLKSYSARNTVPGFLMMMFAGAMSGLLGIGSGALKVLAMDNMMRLPFKVSTTTSNFMIGVTAVASAMIYFQRGEIIPVIAAPVLVGVVVGSFIGSKTLMVSKTKKLKTFFAIVITILSIYMMYNGINKSFR from the coding sequence ATGTCAGAAATCATTATTCTCTTTCTTGGAGCCATCTCAGCAGGGCTTTTAGGCTCGCTTACTGGTTTAGGAGGAGGAGTTATCATCATCCCTTTATTAACGCTGGGTTTCGGCGTTCCTATGCATTACGCAATCGGTGCTTCATTAATATCTGTGATCGGAACTTCTTCCGGTGCGGCGGTAGCTTTCGTTAAAGAAGGCTTTACCAATATGAGGATCGGAATGTTTTTGGAGATCGGAACCACAGCCGGAGCCATCATTGGAGCTTTAGTTTCTGGAATGCTGAATCCGAATACATTGGGAATTATTTTTGCAAGTATTCTTCTTTTGACGGTTGTTTTAAATCTTAAAGGAAAACCTGATCATCAGGAGCCTCTGATAAAAGGCAGCTTGGAAGAAAGACTAAAATTATACGGAACATTTCCTGACAAAGGCGTATTAAAAAGCTATTCTGCAAGAAATACAGTTCCCGGGTTTTTGATGATGATGTTTGCAGGAGCAATGTCCGGATTATTAGGAATCGGTTCTGGTGCATTGAAAGTTTTGGCAATGGATAACATGATGAGACTGCCATTTAAAGTTTCTACCACAACCAGTAATTTCATGATCGGAGTAACCGCTGTGGCGAGTGCCATGATTTATTTCCAGAGAGGTGAAATTATCCCCGTGATTGCAGCTCCCGTTTTGGTAGGTGTTGTCGTTGGAAGTTTTATCGGTTCAAAAACGTTAATGGTTTCTAAGACTAAAAAACTAAAAACATTCTTCGCCATTGTGATCACAATCTTGTCGATTTACATGATGTATAACGGTATCAATAAAAGTTTCAGATAA
- a CDS encoding DUF1543 domain-containing protein yields the protein MNLFYVILGATPKGRNIEQHDVFFGIAESLKDLVPDMKDFWKEADGKIHLDCHQKVQFADGYEVKIVEKTDATSEDQLYFLNLGGYKRGHFEEFHEQHLMVGKSMGEIIKRAKNTEFYKIMGFEGAVSHVDDKHGVDIDDIFNVNDILPEKTKEKYSIILIKSDAENQENEIGLGYLKIDKV from the coding sequence ATGAATTTATTTTATGTCATTCTGGGAGCAACTCCTAAAGGTAGAAATATTGAGCAGCATGATGTTTTTTTCGGAATTGCAGAAAGCCTGAAAGATTTAGTTCCTGATATGAAGGATTTTTGGAAGGAAGCAGACGGTAAAATTCACCTTGACTGTCATCAGAAAGTGCAGTTTGCAGACGGTTATGAAGTGAAAATTGTTGAAAAAACCGACGCCACTTCGGAAGATCAATTATACTTCCTGAATTTAGGTGGATATAAAAGAGGACACTTTGAGGAGTTTCACGAACAGCATTTGATGGTCGGAAAATCAATGGGAGAGATCATTAAAAGAGCGAAAAATACAGAGTTTTATAAAATAATGGGTTTCGAAGGCGCTGTAAGTCATGTTGATGACAAGCATGGAGTAGATATTGATGATATTTTTAATGTAAATGATATTCTGCCCGAAAAGACGAAAGAAAAATACTCGATTATTTTAATTAAATCCGATGCCGAAAATCAGGAAAATGAAATAGGATTGGGATATCTGAAAATCGATAAAGTTTAA
- a CDS encoding 5-(carboxyamino)imidazole ribonucleotide synthase encodes MKIGILGGGQLGRMLIQEALKYDDQFYTLDPASDAPCHNISYFTQGNFNDYETVLNFGKDKEVVTIEIEHVNAEALAELEKQGVKIVPNSNIIKTIQQKILQKEFYKTHNIPSPEFQVVWNRDEEITMPLPFVQKMNTGGYDGKGVQVIKNEIDLQNLWQEASVIESLVDIDKELSVIVARNENGETKTFPVTEMVADPKLNLLDFNICPVFLNEDIQKQIDSITEKFLEVVNSPGLFAIELFLDQEGKIWVNETAPRLHNSGHQSQEGNANSQFEQMYRVVKNLPLADTDSLTFSGMLNLVGAEGFEGKVIYEGMDDVLKMPKTYVHLYGKTETKPGRKMGHINVLADSKEELMEKLVKVKEMVRVIAE; translated from the coding sequence ATGAAAATAGGAATTTTAGGAGGAGGACAGCTTGGAAGAATGTTGATTCAGGAAGCATTGAAATATGATGATCAGTTTTATACGCTGGATCCCGCTTCTGATGCACCTTGTCACAACATCTCATACTTTACGCAGGGAAATTTCAATGATTATGAAACGGTTTTGAATTTTGGTAAAGATAAAGAAGTTGTAACGATTGAGATCGAGCATGTAAATGCTGAAGCTTTGGCTGAACTTGAAAAGCAAGGCGTAAAAATAGTTCCGAATTCTAATATTATTAAAACTATTCAACAAAAAATCCTTCAAAAGGAATTTTATAAAACGCATAACATTCCAAGTCCTGAATTTCAGGTAGTTTGGAACAGGGATGAAGAAATTACAATGCCATTACCTTTTGTTCAAAAAATGAATACGGGTGGATATGACGGAAAAGGAGTTCAGGTAATTAAAAATGAAATTGATCTTCAAAATCTTTGGCAAGAAGCTTCTGTGATTGAAAGTTTAGTTGATATTGATAAAGAACTTTCCGTAATTGTTGCAAGAAATGAAAACGGAGAAACAAAGACTTTTCCCGTAACGGAAATGGTTGCAGATCCCAAACTGAATTTATTAGATTTCAACATCTGTCCGGTTTTTTTAAATGAGGATATTCAGAAACAAATTGATTCTATTACAGAGAAATTTTTAGAGGTTGTAAATTCTCCCGGACTTTTTGCGATCGAATTATTCTTAGATCAGGAAGGAAAAATTTGGGTAAACGAAACGGCTCCGAGATTGCATAATTCAGGACACCAAAGTCAGGAAGGAAATGCCAATTCACAGTTCGAACAAATGTATCGAGTGGTAAAAAACCTACCTTTAGCGGATACAGATTCTCTAACTTTCAGTGGAATGTTAAACTTAGTTGGCGCAGAAGGATTCGAAGGAAAAGTTATTTATGAAGGAATGGATGATGTGCTGAAAATGCCAAAAACCTATGTTCATCTTTACGGAAAAACTGAAACCAAGCCCGGAAGAAAAATGGGGCACATTAATGTACTGGCAGACTCGAAGGAAGAGCTGATGGAGAAATTGGTGAAGGTGAAAGAAATGGTGAGAGTGATTGCGGAATAA
- a CDS encoding cation:proton antiporter, whose amino-acid sequence MILLSIHNLSLPIEDPVLKFLLVLIIILAAPLLLNKIKVPHLLGLIIAGAVIGPNGFNVLSRDSSIVVTGTTGLLYIMFLAGLEIDMGDFKKNKWKSLTFGIYTFVVPFVLGFLGGYYFLHFNILTSVLFASLFSSHTLIAYPLVSKLGIAKNLAVNITVGGTMITDVLALLVLAVVVGMSQGDVGTAFWVKLSVSFIVFALIVLLIFPMIGRWFFKKVDDKISQYIFVLVMIYLAAMLAELAGVEAIIGAFFAGLALNRLIPHTSSLMNRVEFVGNAIFIPFFLISVGMLIDFKVFFESLETLEVAGIMLIASIGGKYIAAVATQKTFRLSKDEGKLIFGLSSASAAATLASVMVGYNIIISETETGEPIRLLNEHVLNGSILLILVSCTISSFISMASAQKIAESDNEDTVSGTNHEEENILLAINHEKTVERMVNLGILIKAHSNTEDLFALNVINEDKNESSVKNAEKLLHQATDAAAAADVKLQALKRYDNDVINGVHNVIKEQNITDLIIGLEDEKGFSPSFVYNLYNGYLQNDDVNVLVYHAAQPLSTIKKYAVMIPQNAHKEAGFFHALLRVWNIARNSGATVVFYTPENILEILQKIIKKANIEAEFIIMNNWRDGEKTAAQLKEDEALIVLMAKRGMQSYIPQMRIIPELLNKYLNNNNYLLIFPFSEFDKNNPEIRSVGNHGDFVEIGNVIQKIFK is encoded by the coding sequence ATGATCTTACTAAGCATACATAATCTGAGTCTTCCCATAGAAGATCCGGTATTAAAGTTCCTGTTGGTTCTTATCATTATTCTTGCAGCACCGCTTTTGTTGAATAAAATTAAAGTTCCGCACTTATTGGGATTAATCATCGCAGGTGCTGTGATCGGACCAAATGGCTTTAATGTTCTATCAAGAGACAGTAGTATTGTCGTGACCGGAACTACCGGTTTGCTGTACATTATGTTTCTTGCCGGACTTGAAATTGACATGGGAGATTTTAAGAAAAACAAATGGAAAAGTCTCACTTTCGGAATCTATACGTTTGTCGTTCCTTTTGTGTTGGGCTTTCTGGGCGGATATTATTTTTTACACTTTAACATTCTGACTTCCGTACTTTTTGCCAGTTTATTTTCATCACATACTTTGATTGCTTATCCTTTGGTTAGCAAGTTGGGAATTGCAAAAAATCTGGCCGTGAATATTACCGTTGGCGGAACAATGATCACAGATGTTCTTGCTCTTTTAGTTCTTGCTGTCGTGGTCGGAATGTCGCAAGGAGATGTCGGGACTGCATTTTGGGTAAAACTATCGGTTTCGTTTATCGTTTTCGCTCTTATTGTTTTGTTGATATTTCCTATGATTGGGCGTTGGTTCTTCAAAAAAGTGGATGATAAGATCTCACAATATATTTTTGTCTTGGTCATGATTTATCTGGCAGCCATGTTAGCAGAATTGGCAGGTGTTGAAGCTATTATCGGGGCATTTTTTGCAGGCTTAGCTTTAAACAGACTTATTCCACACACTTCTTCGTTGATGAATAGAGTTGAGTTTGTCGGAAATGCTATTTTCATTCCTTTCTTTTTAATAAGTGTAGGAATGTTGATCGATTTTAAAGTTTTCTTTGAAAGTTTAGAAACCCTTGAAGTTGCCGGAATCATGCTTATCGCCTCCATCGGAGGGAAATATATTGCGGCTGTGGCTACTCAAAAAACATTTCGCCTTTCAAAAGATGAAGGAAAACTTATTTTTGGGTTGAGTTCGGCTTCTGCTGCTGCAACATTAGCTTCTGTGATGGTTGGATACAATATTATTATTTCTGAAACCGAAACCGGAGAGCCTATAAGGTTATTGAATGAACATGTCTTAAACGGAAGTATTTTATTGATCTTGGTTTCATGTACAATTTCATCATTTATTTCCATGGCGAGTGCCCAAAAAATTGCTGAAAGCGATAATGAAGATACCGTTTCGGGAACGAATCATGAAGAAGAAAATATTCTGTTGGCCATTAATCACGAAAAAACAGTGGAAAGAATGGTCAATCTCGGGATTTTAATAAAAGCGCATTCCAATACCGAAGATTTGTTTGCATTGAATGTTATTAATGAAGATAAAAATGAGTCTTCCGTAAAAAATGCAGAGAAATTATTGCATCAGGCAACCGATGCGGCGGCGGCGGCAGATGTGAAATTGCAGGCTTTGAAGAGGTATGATAACGACGTAATCAACGGTGTACACAATGTCATCAAAGAACAAAATATCACAGATTTGATCATCGGATTGGAAGATGAAAAAGGCTTCTCCCCTTCTTTTGTCTACAATCTTTACAACGGTTATCTACAAAATGATGATGTGAATGTTTTGGTGTATCATGCGGCCCAACCTCTTTCAACCATCAAAAAATATGCGGTGATGATTCCTCAAAATGCTCATAAAGAAGCCGGATTTTTCCATGCACTTCTCAGAGTTTGGAATATTGCGAGAAATTCCGGTGCTACGGTAGTCTTTTATACTCCAGAGAACATTTTAGAAATCTTACAAAAGATCATCAAAAAAGCCAATATCGAAGCAGAATTTATCATCATGAACAATTGGCGAGACGGTGAAAAAACCGCTGCCCAATTAAAAGAAGATGAAGCATTAATCGTTTTAATGGCGAAAAGAGGAATGCAGTCTTACATTCCGCAAATGAGAATTATCCCGGAATTATTGAATAAATATTTAAATAATAACAATTATCTTCTTATTTTCCCGTTTTCGGAATTTGATAAAAATAATCCCGAAATACGATCTGTAGGAAATCATGGAGATTTTGTGGAGATTGGGAATGTTATTCAGAAGATTTTTAAGTAA
- a CDS encoding DMT family transporter: MKDYKLIFAVITVALVWGTTFLAIRVAVETIPAWFVAGIRQFLASMIMLIVLLSRKEFKWIGCKNLGYQIIFSSLMLVVANGMTTVAEETVSSSLASLISASSPILVFLGSVAIGLQKFSFRAFLGVLMCFSGILFIFWDGIKDLANPDYRMGIIFLFCAIAGWASGTIFTKKLNIQSGNISLNLFYQFLFAGIVQIIFAFIFSNHYNFENWTLKSISAMIYLSVFGSVAAFFAFHYALTKISPVQVSILAYFNTIIAIFLGWLIMDENITIKFIMAAVLIIMGVFIINYKPEMFRKQKVV, from the coding sequence TTGAAAGATTACAAACTTATTTTTGCTGTCATTACCGTAGCTCTTGTTTGGGGTACAACCTTTCTGGCGATCCGTGTCGCAGTAGAAACTATTCCGGCTTGGTTTGTAGCTGGAATCCGACAGTTTTTGGCATCAATGATTATGTTGATAGTTCTTCTTTCAAGAAAAGAATTTAAATGGATCGGTTGTAAAAACTTAGGTTATCAAATCATTTTCTCTTCATTAATGTTGGTCGTTGCCAATGGAATGACCACCGTTGCAGAAGAAACTGTATCAAGCAGTCTGGCTTCTCTTATAAGTGCGTCCTCTCCTATTCTCGTTTTTCTGGGAAGTGTGGCAATTGGTTTACAGAAATTTAGTTTTAGAGCTTTTCTAGGTGTTTTAATGTGTTTCAGCGGAATATTATTCATTTTCTGGGACGGAATAAAAGATCTCGCCAATCCAGATTATAGAATGGGAATTATTTTTCTATTTTGTGCTATTGCAGGATGGGCTTCGGGAACGATTTTTACTAAAAAATTAAATATTCAAAGTGGAAATATCTCCTTGAATTTATTCTATCAATTTCTATTTGCGGGAATTGTTCAGATCATTTTTGCTTTTATCTTTTCCAATCATTATAATTTCGAAAACTGGACTTTAAAAAGTATTTCTGCAATGATATATTTGTCTGTTTTTGGTTCTGTAGCTGCATTTTTTGCCTTTCATTATGCTTTAACCAAGATCTCGCCCGTTCAGGTTTCAATATTAGCTTATTTCAATACCATTATTGCTATATTTCTAGGATGGCTCATTATGGATGAAAATATTACCATTAAATTTATCATGGCTGCCGTTTTAATTATCATGGGAGTTTTTATTATTAATTATAAACCTGAGATGTTTAGAAAACAGAAAGTTGTATAA